One window from the genome of Salisaeta longa DSM 21114 encodes:
- a CDS encoding twin-arginine translocation signal domain-containing protein, whose translation MANQQRPDASRRRFLKHAGAGMGVAALQIHSVEARHAAEVRRLRAERGASLQPWITGDNAGAASAAVYAGEGNLTQAGIEQTSLGNYSAEAPSEAYDEPLTMEAVAGPNGIATPFFASSS comes from the coding sequence ATGGCCAACCAACAACGTCCCGATGCGTCGCGGCGCCGCTTTTTGAAGCATGCAGGAGCAGGGATGGGGGTGGCCGCGCTCCAGATTCATTCGGTAGAGGCACGTCATGCCGCTGAAGTGCGCCGCTTGCGGGCCGAACGCGGCGCGTCGCTTCAGCCCTGGATCACGGGGGACAACGCGGGCGCCGCGTCGGCCGCTGTGTACGCCGGCGAAGGCAACCTCACGCAGGCCGGCATCGAGCAAACGTCGCTCGGGAATTACTCCGCGGAAGCGCCCAGCGAAGCCTACGACGAACCACTGACGATGGAGGCTGTGGCCGGGCCCAACGGCATCGCGACGCCGTTCTTTGCCTCCTCGTCCTGA
- the hisS gene encoding histidine--tRNA ligase, which produces MPSSSRVFFQSSRVLVSTFQNIKGTFDILPDAYTDDGGTRIASSAEWHHVESVIRDVMARFNLEEIRTPIFEPTALIARGVGQLTDIVSKEMFAFERGDTQYVLRPEVTAPVMRAYLQHHLEQRGGVQKLFYIGPCFRAEQPQKGRYRQFHQFGSELLGTDDPRADAETIALMMAVYRALGIQNMELRLNTLGSAGTRDSYRTALRDYLAPYADELSDTSRRRLERNPLRILDTKRAHEQKILQEAPRILDFVSDDARAHYATVKTYLDDLDVSYTEDPFLVRGLDYYTHTTFELTSDALGAQSALAGGGRYDLLAEEVGSPRPVPAIGFAAGMERLFLALDAAGIDLPGAAAPDVFIAALGDAAERWVFSTVQDLRAAGLHVALDLKGRSLKAQMKEANRQNAPYTLIIGGNELADEAAQVKEMASGEQVEVAFDKLTDYLLARTGNAA; this is translated from the coding sequence GTGCCGTCTTCGTCCCGGGTCTTCTTCCAAAGCAGTCGCGTGCTCGTGAGCACCTTCCAGAACATCAAAGGCACCTTCGACATCCTCCCCGACGCCTACACCGACGACGGGGGCACGCGCATTGCCAGCAGCGCCGAATGGCACCATGTGGAGTCGGTGATTCGTGACGTGATGGCGCGCTTCAACCTGGAGGAGATCCGCACGCCTATTTTTGAACCTACGGCTCTTATCGCGCGCGGCGTGGGGCAGCTTACCGACATCGTGTCGAAGGAGATGTTTGCCTTTGAGCGCGGCGATACGCAGTACGTGCTGCGCCCCGAGGTGACGGCCCCCGTGATGCGCGCGTACCTGCAGCACCACCTGGAGCAGCGCGGCGGCGTGCAGAAGCTGTTTTACATCGGTCCGTGCTTCCGGGCGGAGCAGCCACAAAAGGGCCGCTACCGGCAGTTTCATCAGTTTGGAAGTGAGCTCCTGGGCACCGATGACCCGCGGGCCGACGCCGAAACCATCGCGCTGATGATGGCCGTGTACCGCGCACTGGGCATCCAGAACATGGAGCTCCGCCTGAACACGCTGGGCAGCGCAGGCACGCGCGACAGCTACCGCACGGCGCTTCGCGACTACCTGGCCCCGTACGCCGACGAGCTTTCGGATACGAGCCGGCGCCGCCTGGAGCGCAATCCGCTGCGCATCCTCGACACGAAGCGCGCCCACGAACAGAAGATCTTGCAGGAGGCGCCCCGCATCCTCGACTTTGTGAGCGACGACGCCCGCGCGCACTACGCCACCGTGAAGACGTACCTGGACGACCTTGACGTGTCGTACACCGAAGATCCGTTCCTTGTGCGCGGCCTCGACTACTACACGCACACCACGTTCGAGCTCACCAGCGACGCCCTTGGCGCCCAGAGCGCCCTCGCCGGCGGCGGACGCTACGATCTGCTTGCTGAGGAGGTGGGCAGCCCCCGTCCGGTGCCGGCCATCGGCTTTGCTGCGGGAATGGAGCGGCTCTTTCTTGCGCTCGACGCGGCGGGCATCGACCTGCCGGGGGCCGCGGCGCCGGATGTGTTTATCGCGGCCCTCGGGGATGCGGCCGAGCGATGGGTCTTTTCCACCGTGCAAGACCTCCGCGCCGCCGGGTTGCATGTGGCCCTCGACCTGAAGGGGCGCTCGCTCAAGGCCCAGATGAAGGAGGCGAACCGCCAGAACGCCCCGTACACGCTCATCATTGGCGGCAACGAGCTCGCCGACGAGGCCGCGCAGGTGAAGGAGATGGCCAGCGGCGAACAGGTAGAAGTGGCCTTCGACAAGTTGACGGACTACCTGCTGGCCCGCACCGGAAACGCGGCATAA
- a CDS encoding b(o/a)3-type cytochrome-c oxidase subunit 1, producing the protein MTFVDRYPKSTRIIKAAFAVAFGALAIGGFFGLIQALHRTDVFRGFISSVQYYDVLTGHGVLLALVFTTFFILGLFQWGVSRSFDREPENMTFTWFWYGMTLVGTLMTTVAILGGLIPNSSISAAVLYTFYPPLQAHPLFYIGAALLVVGSWLAGADWFWSYRKWRAEHPEARIPLQAYMTIFTMLMWYICSLGVALEVVVLLIPWSMGWVTKIDPLLPRTLFWYFGHAVVYFWLLPAYFVWYTILPKLSGGRLFSDPLARIVFIFFLLLSTPIGYHHQYADPGISIGYKMWALIATLVILLPSLMTAFTVISSMEHGARQRGGSGYFAWMGALPWDRPAFAGCALAGIMFAAGGFSGMINASLNIDMLIHNTAWIPGHFHLTVGTASALTFMAITYWLLPQLTGRALKFKKLALAQPYLWFIGMTLMSNALHRQGLAGVPRRTAEPQYSGFSYDPPFGTMAEMDWQVAIGGTILFIALLAFLAVIGASWSKSETTEAAIDDTIPPPLSGPEHSPKILDNIGLWTAVAVVLVIIAYTVPLYEMVADGLFSPGAFPSPM; encoded by the coding sequence ATGACGTTTGTAGATCGCTATCCTAAATCGACGCGCATTATCAAAGCAGCGTTCGCGGTGGCCTTTGGCGCGTTAGCCATTGGCGGCTTCTTTGGCCTCATTCAGGCGCTGCATCGTACCGATGTCTTCCGCGGATTCATCTCGTCGGTGCAGTACTACGATGTGCTCACGGGCCACGGCGTCCTGCTGGCGCTCGTGTTCACAACGTTCTTTATCCTTGGGCTCTTTCAGTGGGGCGTCTCGCGCAGCTTCGACCGGGAGCCCGAAAACATGACGTTTACGTGGTTTTGGTATGGGATGACCCTCGTGGGCACGCTCATGACCACGGTCGCCATTTTGGGCGGGCTCATCCCCAACAGTAGCATCAGCGCTGCGGTGCTGTACACGTTTTACCCGCCGCTGCAGGCGCACCCGCTCTTTTACATTGGCGCGGCGCTGCTCGTGGTGGGCTCGTGGCTGGCCGGGGCCGACTGGTTCTGGTCGTACCGCAAGTGGCGCGCCGAGCATCCCGAGGCCCGCATCCCGCTGCAGGCCTACATGACGATCTTCACGATGCTCATGTGGTACATCTGCTCGTTGGGCGTTGCGCTAGAGGTGGTCGTGCTGCTCATTCCCTGGTCGATGGGCTGGGTGACGAAGATTGATCCGCTCTTGCCGCGCACCCTCTTCTGGTACTTTGGCCACGCGGTGGTCTACTTCTGGCTGCTGCCGGCGTACTTCGTGTGGTACACCATCTTGCCGAAGCTCTCGGGCGGGCGGCTCTTTAGCGATCCGCTGGCGCGGATTGTGTTCATCTTCTTCCTCCTGCTCTCCACGCCCATCGGCTACCACCACCAGTACGCCGACCCGGGCATCTCCATTGGATACAAGATGTGGGCGCTCATCGCCACGCTCGTCATTTTACTGCCCAGCCTGATGACGGCGTTTACGGTGATCTCGTCGATGGAGCACGGCGCCCGCCAACGCGGCGGCTCGGGCTACTTTGCGTGGATGGGCGCCTTGCCGTGGGATCGTCCGGCGTTTGCAGGGTGTGCCCTCGCGGGCATCATGTTTGCCGCCGGGGGCTTTAGCGGCATGATCAACGCGTCGCTGAACATCGACATGCTCATTCACAACACGGCGTGGATTCCGGGCCACTTCCACCTCACGGTGGGCACGGCCTCGGCGCTTACGTTCATGGCCATCACGTACTGGCTCTTGCCACAGCTCACGGGGCGCGCGCTCAAGTTCAAAAAGTTAGCCTTGGCGCAGCCGTACCTGTGGTTCATTGGCATGACGCTCATGTCCAACGCACTGCACCGGCAGGGCCTGGCCGGCGTACCGCGCCGCACCGCCGAACCGCAATACAGCGGCTTCTCGTACGATCCGCCGTTTGGCACCATGGCCGAGATGGACTGGCAGGTGGCCATTGGCGGCACCATCCTGTTCATCGCCCTGCTGGCGTTCCTGGCCGTCATTGGCGCGAGCTGGTCGAAGAGCGAAACGACGGAGGCCGCCATCGACGACACGATTCCGCCGCCGCTGTCGGGGCCGGAGCACTCGCCGAAGATCCTCGACAACATCGGGTTGTGGACGGCCGTCGCGGTGGTGCTGGTCATCATCGCTTACACGGTGCCCCTCTACGAGATGGTGGCTGATGGGCTGTTCAGTCCGGGGGCTTTCCCCTCGCCCATGTAG
- a CDS encoding cytochrome c oxidase subunit II: protein MHIHKFEKIWIGASLGLIAAFIGIVLFGFTVLEMKVPGLENEKTIDPTNLAATPFADPGIRKVGPNHYEVYMVARQFLFMPGTGIPLTLPADTRITFRVTSPDVLHGLEVVGTNLNATVIPGQITTFTTIFPEPKSYGLICHEYCGPAHHTMAGMINIVPKSEFDESTLVSP from the coding sequence ATGCACATACATAAGTTTGAAAAGATATGGATCGGGGCTTCGCTTGGCCTCATTGCGGCCTTTATTGGCATCGTGCTGTTTGGCTTTACGGTGCTGGAGATGAAGGTGCCGGGGCTGGAGAATGAGAAGACCATCGACCCGACCAACCTGGCGGCCACGCCCTTTGCCGATCCGGGCATTCGCAAGGTTGGGCCCAACCACTACGAGGTGTACATGGTGGCTCGGCAGTTTCTCTTTATGCCGGGCACCGGCATTCCCCTCACGTTGCCCGCCGATACACGCATCACCTTCCGGGTGACGAGCCCCGATGTGCTGCATGGGCTGGAGGTGGTAGGCACCAACCTCAACGCAACGGTGATCCCGGGACAGATCACCACCTTTACGACGATCTTTCCTGAGCCCAAAAGCTATGGCCTCATCTGCCACGAGTATTGCGGCCCGGCGCATCATACAATGGCCGGAATGATCAACATTGTCCCCAAGTCGGAATTTGACGAAAGCACCCTGGTGAGCCCATGA